A region of Rattus rattus isolate New Zealand chromosome 7, Rrattus_CSIRO_v1, whole genome shotgun sequence DNA encodes the following proteins:
- the Ferd3l gene encoding fer3-like protein, with amino-acid sequence MAAYPESCLDATVLNFVADLSLASPRHPFLCEFPPGVPFEDQTLGFREGRPRRLLQFEGRYQEVEGAEVDYEDPEEEEEEGEGRGRVASLLGRPKRKRVITYAQRQAANIRERKRMFNLNEAFDQLRRKVPTFAYEKRLSRIETLRLAIVYISFMTELLQSKEEKEAS; translated from the coding sequence ATGGCCGCCTATCCAGAGAGCTGCTTGGATGCTACCGTGCTGAACTTCGTAGCAGatctctctctggcctctcccaGACACCCTTTTCTCTGCGAGTTCCCACCTGGGGTCCCTTTTGAGGACCAAACACTGGGGTTCAGAGAAGGAAGACCCAGGAGGTTGTTGCAGTTTGAGGGAAGATACCAAGAAGTAGAGGGGGCAGAAGTGGACTATGAGGACccggaagaggaggaagaggagggagaggggcgcGGCCGAGTAGCATCCTTGCTGGGCCGCCCCAAAAGGAAAAGAGTCATCACTTACGCCCAGCGCCAGGCCGCCAACATTCGCGAGAGAAAGAGGATGTTTAACCTAAACGAGGCCTTCGACCAGCTGCGCAGGAAGGTGCCCACCTTCGCTTATGAGAAGAGGCTGTCCAGGATCGAGACCCTCCGCTTGGCCATCGTCTACATTTCTTTCATGACCGAGCTCCTGCAGagcaaggaggaaaaggaggccaGCTGA